The DNA sequence TGCAAAGAAAAGTTCGCCATCCGCCTCCATCATGATGGGCGCCTGGGGACCAAAGTGACCTTGATACAACAACTGGGATGAATATACCCTTCTGCGATTCCTACTACTACTGGTAGCtttggaaaataaaataagaaaccAGCTATGAAAATATTACTATCTACACTATGTTATTTGTTCAAATGATCTTTATTTTCATCTTTATTCGTTTCATGTTGAGTCATTGGCTGATAAGTCATATGTCGAGCACATGTAAGTGACAATATAGCGTGTAGTAAAAGTTACATCCAATCGCTCGCAATAACAGAGCTCGGTCGCGTACCGAATACATCGTTTCTGATCAGAGGTTTCTGCACCAATTCCAGAGTAACGCATATACTGCAAAACAGGCACAAAACACTCCATTCGCCCAATTCACCGTGCACATTGCCAGATCCACGCACAATCAAGTCACGCTCGAGAGATTCCTCCAGCTTGACTCGTGTTTTGTGGTCTGATCGTGGATCGACCCGGAAGCCGAGAATGACAGCCCAGCGCTGGCGCCAGGGGCACGTCCAGCTTCGGCTAGGCGACATCTCCGAGAGCCCGACCACCGCGATAAGGCTTTGTATGCACCCGCCGCCACATCGCTAACAGAAGCTACAATCTGGTGACTGCGCCGGCATTTCACGTCTTCCACCGCCTTTGGAAACTTTATTCGCCCAGAATGATTCCTCTTCCCGTCTTCCTTATAAAGACGTCACCCTTTACTCTCCTTTTTATTCCATTTTGCGCGCCATCTGACAAGGATTAGCAGCTCTTCTacttcttgttcttcctttTACTCTCTTAATTCGCCCCGTCTTAGTccttgcttttgcttctcttctctttccgaTTGACTGCTCTTTGCGATCAACTGCCATCCCACTTTTCAGGTACCGACGCTTGTATCGCCACCGAACCCCTGTACGCATTCTGAACGCGACATCCGACCAACGCCGAGTTTAATTAGCCTCTTAATACCGAACTCTCCGCGACCTCTAGTCTACATCAacactcttttttttacttatcCTCGTTCTACCCAACAGCGCTTCATCTGCTCGCTTTGCATGGTCAACAGCACTGCCCACATCATGGACAACCTCTCCGCCGAGGCTCCCATCATGGCTAACCACAGCCTCTACGATACGTCGCttccgccgctgccggcCTACTCGCTGCAGCCAAAGCCTGATCTGTTCCCATGGATCTCCGACCTGtggctgtcgctgctgctccccGTGGCCGTCTACTGGGCGAcgtcgctcttcttccacgccaTCGACATGCTCGACCTCTTCCCCCAGTTCCGCCTGCACACGCCGGAAGAAATCACCTCGCGCAACCACGCGACACGCTACGAGGTCTTCCGCGATGTCATCGTCCAGCAGATCATCCAGGTGACGACGGGCTATGCTCTGGCCGTCACCGAGCCCCAGGAGATGATTGGCAAGGCCGACTACGACATCGCCGTCTGGGCCACTCGCCTCCGCCTCGCCCAGCGTGCGCTGCCCGGTCTGCTCGGCCTTGTTGGGCTCAATGCCaccgccatctccaagagCATGTCTGCTTCATACCCGCTCCTTGCTGGTGCTCTGGCTGGAGGCTACTATCCCTCTGAAACCGCCTCCAGCGCGCCGTCCTTTACTGCGTGGGAACTTGCTGTTGCAAAGGCCATCTACCACGTGCTCattccagctcttcaatACTTTgttgccatcttcattctcGACACCTGGCAGTACTTCCTCCACCGATTGATGCATGTCAACCGCTGGCTGTACAGTAAGCGGCACCTACTAATCTATTCAACCAGCTCATCTTGAATAAGCTGCTAACAATTCTCTCTCTATAGCCACCTTCCACTCCCGACACCACCGTCTCTATGTCCCCTACGCTTACGGCGCTCTGTACAACCACCCCTTTGAGGGTTTCCTTCTCGACACCCTCGGTGCGGGCATTGGCTTCAAGGTGACTGGCATGTCTCTGATCCAGGGCACTTGCTTCTTCGCTTTCTCGACTGTCAAGACCATTGATGACCACTGCGGCTACGCCTTCCCTTGGGACCCTCTCCAGCTCATCACCAGCAACAACGCCGCCTACCACGACATTCACCACCAGACCTGGGGAATCAAGGCCAACTTCTCCCAGCCCTTCTTCACTTTCTGGGACCAGCTCCTGGGAACCAAGTACAGTGGCAAGCGAAGCAACCGACCAagcgccaagaagcagaCCGAAAAAGCCCAATAAACAGGCCATTGCATTTGGCTATCTTCGAGAATACGTGCATCCACACTTTATACAAGCGCAAAAGcactttttttaatactttatccATTCCATATCAATGAGGGAGCATACGACGCAATGTTTTTTTGAATGACAGCAGCAACCCGGCCAAACAAATTAATACTctaatttcttttcttcttttcttttaattgAGCTCCTTGAGCGCAAAAACTTCTTTGTTCTGTATATATTTACactactttcttttttccggCAAATTTATCATTATATGGGCTGAGCAGGTACTGTGACGGAGGAGTTGTCAATATTTATATGTCTGGGGGAGCATGATCATTATGGAGACATGTCGGGTGTAGCCTCGACCACCTTTTGCATGTATAATAATTTAGAATGATTGGAGGGCGTTGCTGATGCGATGGGTGGGGGATGGGATGAGGCTTTTTACTATTGATAATGTATGAATATGATTTTTGGGAATACATGAGCTGCTTTTCCAATTTCTAATACCTGATGAGAACACTTTGGGTTGCCATTTGGTTTGGGCGTGTTTGTATTTGCTCACTCGAAACGCTTCAACATGTTTTCACATACTCTTTTGCAtgatttcttcatcttcgatGAACTGGCTGTTTGGCCTTTGGCCATCGAAATCTCACGTTTTCTACACCGCACTACCCTGAATTGTTCAATTAAACTTGCTATTCAACTGGCATTCACATGAATTGAATCCTTTTCCACGCTTTTCCGTCTCGTCTGGTAAATTTGTGACAAAGTCAAGGCAGCTAGCTGACTGTCCTTGTATCTGTTTGTAGCCCTACCCTGAATTAAAGGAACAGATATCACAATTCTCAGCCACCGAGGCCTTTCCAATGCTGTATATTATTTGTTAAGAGTCATCTACCCtgtaaataataataatctgATGCAGAGAACAGAACAAGACCGCAAATTTACCTCTGCATCGTAAATGATAGGTATGTTCTTTACGTCATAGTCCGAAATAGTAAATCATGAACATTGACTTGACCGTAGATTTACTTTACAACACCAaacaggaaaagaagcttcaGAGCTGTGAGATTTTAAGATACTGtcccatcttttcttctataaACAGAACAATCGGCGTACAAACACTTCTAGCATCCCCCAACTCAAGATCTTATCTCATCCCACCACTTCACGACGCTAGATGGAATCACGCCCTGTCTAACCAAAACAGCATATGCAAAATCTGCATCCGTGGTTAGTCCATAAAACCTGTCTGTCTGACAAATATAGCCTAATCATTCGGCTGTT is a window from the Trichoderma atroviride chromosome 5, complete sequence genome containing:
- a CDS encoding uncharacterized protein (BUSCO:EOG092D2HE0~TransMembrane:3 (o50-71i167-183o203-227i)), producing MVNSTAHIMDNLSAEAPIMANHSLYDTSLPPLPAYSLQPKPDLFPWISDLWLSLLLPVAVYWATSLFFHAIDMLDLFPQFRLHTPEEITSRNHATRYEVFRDVIVQQIIQVTTGYALAVTEPQEMIGKADYDIAVWATRLRLAQRALPGLLGLVGLNATAISKSMSASYPLLAGALAGGYYPSETASSAPSFTAWELAVAKAIYHVLIPALQYFVAIFILDTWQYFLHRLMHVNRWLYTTFHSRHHRLYVPYAYGALYNHPFEGFLLDTLGAGIGFKVTGMSLIQGTCFFAFSTVKTIDDHCGYAFPWDPLQLITSNNAAYHDIHHQTWGIKANFSQPFFTFWDQLLGTKYSGKRSNRPSAKKQTEKAQ